In Candidatus Saccharibacteria bacterium, the sequence TTAAAATTAAGCTACTGCCCAAATCTCTTTGCAATAAAGTAACCAGTAAGAAAACCATTATAATGCTTATTAAAGTAATCCAGGTTTTCTGTCCAGGATTCCTTGATAATTGTCTGGCTAGGTAGATAATTATCGCTAATTTGAATATCTCAGTTGGCTGAAGATTGATTGGACCAATTGCAATCCATCGAGTTGCGCCGTTGACGGTCTGAGCTAAGCCATCAATTAGTAAACTAAGGATTAGGATCACTGATATGCCTAGAATTGGTAAGGCGAATTTTTGATAATATTTATAATTTATTTGGCTAGCAATTAGCATTCCAGCTAATCCAATTATCAGACTAATTACTTGACGACTAAAATAGATATTAGTTTGATCCAACCCAGATGTTAGATTGAATCTAATATTTGAGCCAATAGAGTAAATAACAGTTAGTCCAATAGAGGTTAGGATCAGTGCAAGAATTGCAATTAAATAGTCAGGTTTGTGACGAATTATTCGAGACTTCTTAGATGGTTGCAGCATCACTAGATCAGGCTTAAAATAATCCCTAGCATGGCACTAATAGCTCCAATAATCCAAAAACGCATAGTTACCTTGGTTTCTGGCCAGCCAACTGCTTCAAAATGATGGTGTAAAGGTGCCAATCTAAAAACCTTTTTATTAAAAAGCCTTTTGGATCCTATCTGAATAATGCTTGAAAGTGTCTCAATCACAAAGACAAATCCAATAATTGGCAATAAAAAGAGACTATCAGTCAGCATGGCAATAATTCCCAGACTAGTTCCAAGGCTAAATGAGCCAATATCCCCCATGAAAAACCTAGCCGGGTAAATACT encodes:
- a CDS encoding phospho-N-acetylmuramoyl-pentapeptide-transferase, producing the protein ISDGLDGLSGGLLCMAFTSFSIIALLRGQIGLAVFCAALTGASLAYTWFSIYPARFFMGDIGSFSLGTSLGIIAMLTDSLFLLPIIGFVFVIETLSSIIQIGSKRLFNKKVFRLAPLHHHFEAVGWPETKVTMRFWIIGAISAMLGIILSLI